One window of Deltaproteobacteria bacterium genomic DNA carries:
- a CDS encoding protein GumC, producing MEQFDLTRYLDMADRRKYWMIIPFLLVVLGGFSYILWAPSIYEAETLILVQRQKVPENYVQEIVSTDLDSRLMTISQQVMSRTNLEKIIKQYHLFQDGDISLFEKVERMRKRINIEVSRGGRRKEAGAFTIAFRDSDPKTAMVVTNALASNFITENLKIREAQALGTSDFLADELAGLKRKLDQKEQELKDYRERYMGGLPEQLDSNLKILERLQGQLDQLQNNLRDAENRRIMLQKEIAEAGRRIRESEVVVSKSGEGVPRDITVLRNQLAALQAKYTENHPDVIRLKKMIADIEQRQQGGPGGPAETIKKGPAEETPMEKQLRELVLEISALRSEIAKTKAQIARYQTYVENTPKREQELLSLKRDYDNLRNIYNSVLNRKLEAEIAVSMERKQKGEQFTVLDPARMPELPVEPDIPRIFLLTLVLAVGLGIGTGYLVEMLDTSFKDPDELEQALGLPVLLSMPIRYTEAERRAMKRKGLLMGLSIAVGFILCFAGIVVAFKGLDRTAYLTRMMLSRLL from the coding sequence ATGGAACAATTTGATCTTACGAGATACCTGGACATGGCAGACCGGCGAAAGTACTGGATGATCATCCCCTTTCTCCTGGTTGTCCTCGGAGGTTTTTCTTACATTTTATGGGCTCCCAGTATTTACGAAGCCGAGACCCTGATTCTGGTTCAACGCCAAAAGGTCCCGGAAAATTACGTCCAGGAGATCGTTTCGACCGACCTGGACTCAAGATTGATGACCATCTCTCAGCAGGTGATGAGTCGCACCAACCTGGAAAAAATCATCAAGCAGTATCATCTCTTCCAGGACGGAGATATCTCCTTGTTTGAGAAAGTCGAGAGAATGAGAAAGCGGATCAACATAGAGGTGAGCAGGGGGGGGAGAAGAAAGGAGGCCGGAGCCTTCACAATAGCTTTCCGGGACAGTGATCCGAAAACCGCCATGGTAGTCACCAATGCCCTTGCCTCCAATTTTATCACCGAAAATCTCAAGATCCGGGAGGCACAGGCCCTTGGCACATCGGATTTTCTGGCTGATGAGCTGGCCGGACTCAAGAGAAAACTCGACCAGAAAGAACAGGAACTCAAGGATTACCGGGAGCGGTACATGGGAGGGCTTCCCGAGCAACTGGACTCCAACCTCAAGATCCTTGAACGGCTCCAGGGGCAACTGGATCAACTACAGAACAATCTCCGGGATGCCGAAAACCGGAGAATCATGTTGCAGAAAGAGATAGCGGAGGCCGGTCGGCGGATCCGGGAGTCTGAAGTGGTGGTCTCCAAGTCAGGAGAAGGGGTTCCCAGGGACATAACGGTCCTTCGGAACCAGCTTGCAGCACTCCAGGCGAAATACACCGAGAACCATCCTGATGTGATCCGGTTGAAAAAGATGATCGCCGATATCGAGCAGCGACAGCAGGGTGGCCCGGGTGGACCCGCCGAAACGATAAAGAAAGGTCCGGCGGAAGAGACTCCCATGGAGAAGCAGTTGAGGGAGTTGGTCCTGGAAATATCCGCCTTGCGCTCAGAGATCGCGAAAACCAAGGCCCAGATCGCCAGGTACCAGACTTATGTGGAAAATACTCCCAAGCGGGAACAGGAACTCCTTTCTTTGAAAAGAGACTATGACAACCTCAGGAATATCTATAATTCGGTGCTGAACAGAAAGCTGGAGGCGGAGATCGCCGTCAGCATGGAAAGAAAACAGAAAGGTGAGCAGTTCACGGTTCTTGACCCTGCGAGGATGCCGGAATTGCCTGTGGAACCCGACATTCCCAGAATTTTCTTGCTGACCCTGGTTCTCGCCGTCGGGCTCGGGATTGGAACAGGGTATCTCGTGGAGATGCTGGATACATCCTTCAAAGACCCGGATGAACTGGAGCAGGCCCTGGGACTCCCAGTCCTGCTCAGCATGCCGATCCGATACACTGAGGCGGAACGCAGGGCCATGAAACGAAAAGGCCTGCTGATGGGCCTCTCTATTGCGGTAGGTTTTATTCTTTGCTTTGCAGGTATTGTTGTGGCTTTTAAGGGGCTTGACAGGACAGCATATCTTACACGGATGATGTTGAGCCGGCTGTTGTAA
- a CDS encoding outer membrane beta-barrel protein, with translation MSKDRVSSVRKVLFIWFPVILGCLLAPPVSFCGNQVDFTPSITVSETYNDNIYLNSTNERSDYITSVSPGFDLSLRSEKTELALHYSPSFVRYNKYSRNDTVRHSGRLNLRHELGPNLELVFSDSYTRSEEPIEEQEDIQGVRNTRNTYWRNNGNVTLRFTFGPENVLSVGYGQSRLENEDLTIDDSLSQNAFSTLTYWFNEKHGLELTGRYIKADFWRDDTSQPGDDYDGYESGIKYLHRFNPHSTGFVSYTYSTRDFEGNSEDYDVHDGNVGITHTFSPNTTLTASAGYFVQKNTRTPDESGLDYSVSLSRRFERGDVQLIGQGGWSESYQDAERRGFTRFRSGGVTMHYQLLESLSANAGARFRWDKEDQSNRKWNTFRGNLGLSWNFMRWFALSLDYSRADRDDDINTEDYTVNKVMLTLRGSRLFRW, from the coding sequence ATGAGCAAGGATCGAGTTTCATCGGTCAGGAAGGTTCTCTTCATTTGGTTCCCGGTAATACTGGGCTGCTTACTGGCGCCGCCGGTCTCCTTTTGTGGAAATCAGGTCGATTTCACTCCCAGCATCACGGTAAGCGAAACTTACAATGACAATATTTACCTGAACAGCACGAATGAACGATCGGATTATATCACGTCGGTTTCACCGGGGTTCGATCTCTCCCTGCGCTCAGAGAAGACAGAACTGGCACTTCATTATTCCCCCTCCTTTGTGCGTTATAATAAGTACAGCCGGAACGATACCGTCAGGCATTCCGGCCGGCTGAATCTCCGACATGAACTGGGACCGAATCTGGAGTTGGTCTTTTCGGATTCTTATACGAGATCGGAAGAGCCCATTGAAGAACAGGAAGATATCCAGGGCGTAAGGAATACCCGGAATACTTACTGGCGAAACAACGGCAATGTTACCCTGCGATTCACCTTCGGCCCCGAAAACGTCCTTTCAGTCGGTTACGGGCAATCCCGCCTGGAGAATGAAGATCTCACCATCGATGACAGCCTGAGCCAGAACGCCTTCAGTACCCTCACGTATTGGTTCAATGAAAAGCACGGCCTGGAATTGACCGGCCGGTACATAAAGGCGGATTTCTGGCGGGACGACACCTCTCAACCTGGCGATGACTATGATGGGTATGAGTCAGGAATCAAGTACCTGCACCGCTTTAATCCACATAGCACCGGTTTCGTAAGTTATACTTATTCCACACGGGATTTTGAAGGGAATTCCGAGGATTATGATGTCCATGACGGGAATGTCGGAATCACCCATACATTTTCTCCCAATACGACCTTGACGGCCAGCGCGGGCTATTTTGTCCAGAAAAATACTCGAACTCCTGATGAAAGTGGGCTTGATTACAGCGTCTCTTTAAGCCGGCGTTTTGAGCGGGGTGATGTTCAATTGATTGGGCAGGGGGGCTGGAGTGAATCCTATCAGGATGCGGAAAGAAGAGGATTCACCCGGTTTCGGAGCGGGGGAGTCACGATGCACTACCAACTCCTGGAATCCCTGTCCGCAAACGCAGGGGCTCGATTCAGATGGGACAAGGAGGACCAGAGCAACAGGAAGTGGAATACCTTCCGGGGAAATCTCGGCCTGAGTTGGAATTTTATGCGATGGTTTGCCCTTTCTCTTGATTACAGCCGAGCTGATAGGGACGACGATATCAATACGGAGGACTACACGGTCAACAAGGTAATGTTGACACTCAGGGGCAGTCGGCTTTTCAGATGGTAG
- a CDS encoding polysaccharide biosynthesis/export family protein: MKHRKNSKKRFSLGIILAVFCFLTTFPLIQAAAQSQPKDGDSHYLIGPNDLLNIFVWKETELTRDITVMPDGRITFPLIGEIMAEGKTVTELKDTITEKLKNYITAPEVTVIVKESRSRIIYTIGKVVRPGPYGLAPDMTVLQALSNAGGFAEWADEKNVLIIRREGGKETQLHFNYKEYIAGKNIEQNVILKPGDTIVVP; the protein is encoded by the coding sequence ATGAAACACCGGAAGAACAGCAAAAAGAGATTTTCTTTGGGGATTATTTTGGCCGTTTTTTGCTTTCTCACCACCTTTCCTTTGATTCAAGCCGCCGCCCAGTCCCAGCCCAAGGACGGGGACTCACATTACCTCATCGGCCCCAACGATCTCCTGAACATTTTCGTGTGGAAGGAAACGGAGCTTACCAGGGATATCACAGTGATGCCTGATGGCAGGATTACATTTCCCTTGATCGGTGAGATCATGGCGGAAGGAAAAACCGTTACTGAGTTGAAAGATACCATCACCGAGAAACTAAAGAACTATATCACGGCACCTGAAGTTACAGTGATTGTCAAAGAGAGTAGAAGCCGAATCATCTATACTATCGGGAAGGTGGTCAGACCCGGACCTTACGGTCTGGCGCCCGACATGACGGTTTTGCAAGCCCTCTCCAACGCGGGTGGTTTTGCGGAATGGGCGGATGAGAAAAACGTCCTGATTATTCGAAGAGAAGGGGGCAAGGAGACCCAGCTTCATTTCAATTACAAGGAATACATTGCGGGAAAAAATATCGAACAGAATGTAATTTTAAAACCGGGTGATACGATTGTGGTCCCCTGA